ACTTCCGCTAATATTAGTGGACAGCCAGCACCGCGAATTTTCAAAGAAATATCTCCCAGCATTATTGCACAAGTTGATTATGTGGTTTCATACAGACAAAATGATATCACTTATATGAAACCCAGCACCATAATTCGCATCAAAGATGATTGGAATTTTGAGATAATTAGGGATTAGTTTTTTATTCAATATTGCTGAAATATTTCATGAATTGAATTCGTTCGTAAGCAGCGGGATTGATAGTAGAATGATAAGATAATTTGCCACGAAAGTCGTTTAACTTGCTAAAACCATGTCGTTTCATCCATTCTTCTATGCCTTTAAGAATTTCTGGAATAATGTCAGATCCTTTTTGATAAAAAGCCGATACAATTTGAACAGCTTTTGCACCAGCTAAGAGAAGTTTTATAACATCTTCGTAAGTGTGAACACCAGTGCTGGCGCAAAAGTCACACTGCACCCTTTCAGACAAAAGAGCAATCCAACGCAATGGAATAGTTGCTTCTTGAGATGTGCTAAAAGGATGAGCTGCAATGACTTTCATACTTTCGATATCGATATCGGGAGAGTAGGTTCTGTTGAAAAGAACAATGCCTTTGATTTTCTTCCAAGATAGCTGGGTTACAAATCTAGCAAGGTCGGTGAAGTAATAACCTAACTTGATCGACAAAGGTATAGAAGTTTGCTCCAAAACCCTATCGATAACATTAAAGTATTGTTTTTCAATTTCTGCACTTAAAAGATTAGGATCGGAAGGAAGAATAAAAATGTTAAGTTCTATT
This is a stretch of genomic DNA from Bacteroidales bacterium. It encodes these proteins:
- a CDS encoding dihydroorotate dehydrogenase-like protein, producing MIDISTQYMGLRLRNPIIAGSSGLTSKIDQIIELDRKGIGAVVLKSIFEEQINVQAHHLFKQASSFDYSEAYDYIINYSSSRAVDEYLNLIQQAKNQASIPIIASINCYSLSEWTSYVKKVEQAGADGIELNIFILPSDPNLLSAEIEKQYFNVIDRVLEQTSIPLSIKLGYYFTDLARFVTQLSWKKIKGIVLFNRTYSPDIDIESMKVIAAHPFSTSQEATIPLRWIALLSERVQCDFCASTGVHTYEDVIKLLLAGAKAVQIVSAFYQKGSDIIPEILKGIEEWMKRHGFSKLNDFRGKLSYHSTINPAAYERIQFMKYFSNIE